From the Methanobacterium sp. BAmetb5 genome, the window GAATAAGGCGGATGCGGTTGGCTTCTTTTTTGGGGACCTTTAAACCAATCATGGAATTCCTCGAATATTATCTAATTACTAAATAATTATCCTAATTTATTAGTTGTTAGGACAACTAGTTTAACCAGTTATGTTAACTTTTGAAATAAAATTTTATAAACCTTTCATCCTATAATTAGATGTTGAAGGTGAAAAAAATGCTCTACCTGGTTGGACTGGGACTTTACGATGAAAAAGACATATCTATAAATGGTCTGGAAGCTATAAAATCTGCTGATGTTGTTTATGCTGAATTCTATACTGCCCGATTATTCGGTGGTGATCTCAAATCCCTGGAAAGCCTGGCCGGGGTGACCATTAACATTCTGCGTCGTGAAGAAGTGGAAGAAGAAAATTTGCCCCTTAAACAGGCAGAAATTAAAGATGTAGTCTTTTTGACTGCAGGTGACCCCTTAATGGCCACCACTCATGCTGATATCCTGATGGAAGCCCGAAAAAAGGGCATCCCAACCAGGGTGATACATGCTTCATCCATTCTCTCGGCAGCCCCGGGCATTGCTGGCCTGCAGGCTTACAAGTTCGGGAAAGTAACCACCATACCCCGACCGG encodes:
- the dph5 gene encoding diphthine synthase; its protein translation is MLYLVGLGLYDEKDISINGLEAIKSADVVYAEFYTARLFGGDLKSLESLAGVTINILRREEVEEENLPLKQAEIKDVVFLTAGDPLMATTHADILMEARKKGIPTRVIHASSILSAAPGIAGLQAYKFGKVTTIPRPEDNYFPHSPYQVIAENRKMGLHTLVLLDIQAHRDYYMTANEGLKYLLRVENERNEGIITTDTLAVVIARAGSPEPLVRAHRVGVLVEQDFGGPLHCMIIPGDLHFLEAEGLVILGGAPEHILPE